TGGTGCGGGTGGCGAACCGGGCGGTGGACGACCTGCCGCCCTACCGGATCCGTGCGTTGGGCACGGCTCCGGTGTCGACGGCTGGTGAGTTGCCGGACGCCGGAGAGCTGCGCGGTGTCGGGGTGCTTCGCCGTGCGGGGGAGTTGCCGCTGTCGGGGGTGGTGGTGCTGGAATCGTGCCGGCGGGTGCAGGGGCCGATGGCTGGGCACTTGCTGTGGCAACTGGGCGCGTCCGTCGTCCGGGTCGAGCCGCCGGGTGGTGATCCGTTGCGGGGTGTGCCGCCCATGTCCGGTGACGTGTCTGCCCGCTTTCATGCCCTGAACCGGGGCAAGCGGGTGGTCGAGGTGGATCTCGGCACGGTGGCCGGGCGGCGGGAGTTGCTGGAGCTGGCATCGGGCGTCGACGTGTTCCTGCACAACTGGGCGCCTGGCAAGGCCGCCTCGTGGGGGTTGACGGCCCGGGACGTCGCACGGGCGCGGCCTGGGGTCGTGTACGCGCACGCGTCCGGCTGGGGTGACGCGCTGGGCCCTCGGCCGCCGTTGGGGACGGATTTCGTCGTACAGGCGCACGCCGGGGTGCCGCCGTCGCTGATGACGATCGTGGACGTGTTCGGCGGGGTGGTGTGCGCGCGAGGCGTCGTGGAGGCCATCGCGCGGCGGATCCGGTCCGGAGTGGGGCAATCGGTGGCGTCCTCGCTTCTGTCTGCGGCGTCACGGATGAACGCGCAGGCGACGCGGCGGTGCACGGCGCCGTTGAGCGTGCCGGTGTGCACCGATCTGGCGATGTTGGGGCGGGATCCGCGGTTCTCGCGTGCCCTGGTCCGCGACGGGTGCGTGGTGCCGGTGTCGGCGTGGGAGTTCGGATGAGGTGGACGTCGTCCACCGGCGTCGTGGTGCGGGACCTGGTTCCCGCCGCGTTGCGCCGGTCGTGGGTCGAGGCGGGGCACTGCCCGGACCGGGACCTGTACTCGTTGTTCCGGGACCGGGTCCTGGAGCACCCGGAGCGGACGGCGGTGATCGACGACGCCGGAGCGATGGACTACGCGTCGCTGGATCGCGCTGTGCGGCGGCTGGCGGCGTCACTCCGGGGTCACGGCCCGTCCGACATCATCGGCATCGACCTGCCGAACGGGCGGGAGGCGGTGGTGGCGGAGTTGGCGGTCGCGGCGGTCGGTGCGGTGGCGGTGCACTTGCCCGACGGCGGTTCGCCGATCGCCGGCACCATTGTCAGCGACGTGTCGGCGGCGTTGGAATCGCGCTGGGACGCTCCGCTGTCGCCGGTCGCGGTCGATCCGGAAGCGCCGGCGCGGGTGCTGGTGTCGTCGGGCTCGGAGGCCGCGCCGAAGCTGGTCGCCTACTCGCACAACGCGTTCGCCGGCGGTCGGGGGAACTACGTGCGGGCGGTGCACGGCGACACGGTGGTGCCGCGCGACCTGGTGCTGGTGCCGTTGGCGTCGGCGTTCGGCTCGTTCGGCGCGGCGATCACGCTGTGCCGGTTCGGGGGAACGTTGGTGCTGATGCGGCGGTTCGACGCGGCGGCGGCGTGGCGGATGGTGGCCGAGCACCGGCCGACGCATGTGTTCGGCGTGCCGACGATGCTGCGCCGGATGGCGGCGCTGAGGTCCACTGTGGACGCACACTCGGTGCGGGCTGTGGTGTCGAGCGGTGATGTGCTGACGCCGGAGACCTTGGCGGACGTGCGCACGGCGTTCGGCTGCCCGGTGATCAACATCTACGGGTCGTCGGACGGCGTCAACTGCCACACGTCCACGCCGGAGAACGGTGTGGGCCGACCTGATCCGGCGGTGACCGACATCCGGATCGTGGACGGCGAGATCTGCGCGCTGGGTCCGATGACACCGCTGTGCTACGTCGACGCGCCGGAACTGGACGAGCGCCACCGCCTGCCCGGCGGCTGGGTGCGGACCGGTGACGAGGGATTCTTCGACCCTGACGGCACTTTGCACGTGGTGCGCCGGCTGAAGCGCGTGGTGATCCGCGGCGGTTACACCATCAGCCCGGCCGAGGTGGAGTCCGCGCTCGGCGGTCACCCCGTCGTGGCCGAGGTGGTGTGCGTGCCGGTGCCGGACCGGGACCTGGGGGAGCGGCTGTGCGCGTGCGTGGCCGTGCGTCCTGATGGCCGCCCGCCGTCGCTGGGACAGTTGACGGAGTTCCTGAGCGAACGCGGTGTGAGCCGTCGGAAGCTGCCCGAACACCTGCTGGTCCTGCCCGAGCTGCCGTTGGGGCGGACGGGGAAGGTCTGCCTGCCCACCGTCACCCGGCTGGCCGTCGAACAACTGGCACAAGGGAGTTGATGGCGATGAGGCTTGATCCGTTCGCCGGGCCGGGATTCGCCGCGCTGGGCGCGTTGGACAAGGCCGTGGACGACGTGGACCTGCCGGTCGGGCTCGTGGAACTGGTGCGGCTGCGGTGTTCGCAGATCAACGGGTGCACGTATTGCGTCCGGCTGCACACCGACAAGGCCGCGGCGGCGGGGGAGGTGCGTGATGTCTCCTCCTGGCGCACCGATCCCGCGTTCACGGAGGCGGAGCGCGCTGTGCTCGCGTTGGCCGAAGCGGTGACGCTGGTGCACGACGGCCACGTGCCGGACACCGTTCTCGACACCGCGATCAGCCGGCTGGGAGAAGTCCGGGTCCAGCAGGTGGTGTGGGTGGTGACGGTGGTCAACGCCTACAACCGGCTGGCGATCAGCGCTCGACTCACCTGACCTAGACCGTCACGCAGCATCCTGGCACCTCCCCGCGCGGGACGGGAGGCGGCGGTGATCCGTTCTGCCGGCTCCGACGCGAATGCGGCCCGCGGGTGATGAGGCAGAATCGGGCCGGTGAGCACCAACTGGGCAGGCAACTTCACCTTCTCCGCCGCGCGGACCGCGCACCCGACGTCGGTCGAGGAGGTCCGGGCCGCGGTCAAGGCCGCCGACTCGGCACGCGTCGTCGGCGCGGGCCACTCGTTCAGCACGATCGCCGACACCACCGGAACGCTGATCAGCCTCGACGGGATGCCCGAGGTGTTCGAGGTCGGATCCGGATCGGTCCGGGTGGGCGCGGGGATGCGGCTGGCCAGGCTCGCCGACCTGCTGAACGCCGCCGGGCTCGCGCTGCCCGCCATGCCGTCGCTCCCGCACATCACGATCATCGGCGCCTGCGCGACCGCCACCCACGGCTCGGGGAACGACGTCCCGTCGCTCGCGAGCCTGGTCCGCTCGCTCGACCTGGTCGCCGCCGACGGTGGCGTCACCACCCTGAGCAGGGGAGACGCCGGTTTCGACGGCGCCGTGGTGGCGTTGGGGTCGCTCGGCGTGGTGGTGGCGGTGGAGCTGGACGTCGTGCCGACGTTCGACATCGAGCAGCGCGTCTACGAGGACATGCCGTTCGACGCCCTGGTCGCGAACGTGGACGCCGTCTTCTCCGGCGCCTACAGCGTCAGCGCCTTCACCACCTGGCAGGGCGTGGCCCAGGTGTTCGTCAAGCAGCGTGCCGAGGTCCCCGGCCACGACCTGACCTGGACGGGCGCGAGGCCCGCCACCGAGCCCCGGCACCCGGTGCCCGGCCAGCCCGCTCTGCACTGCACGGCCCAGCTCGGCGAGCCCGGCCCGTGGCACGAACGGCTGCCGCACTTCCGCGCCGACTTCACGCCGAGCGTCGGCAAGGAACTCCAGTCCGAGTACTTCGTCGCCCGCGAGCACGCCGCCGACGCGCTGACCGCGTTGAACGAGCTGGGCGCGGACATCACGCCCCTGCTGCTGACCTCCGAGGTCCGCACCGTCGCGGCCGACACGCAGTGGCTGAGCCCGGTGCACGGCCGGCCGAGCGTCGCGCTGCACTTCACGTGGTTGCAGGACGACACGGCCGTGCGGGCCGTGCTCCGCAAGATCGAGGCGGCGCTCAGCCCGTGGCGTCCCCGCGCGCACTGGGGCAAGTTGTTCGAGATGGCCGACCCCGGCGCGCGGTACGAGAACTGGGCGCGGTTCGCCGAACTGCGCGCCGAACTCGACCCCACGCGCAAGTTCCGCAACCCCCTGGTCGACGGCTGGTTCACCGCCTGATCGCAAGCGGACGGCTGGTTCACCGCCTGATCACAAGCGCGCGAACCTCCGCAGCCCTTCGAGGTCGGGCACGACGACGTCACGCCGGAGGTGGCTCACCACCACACCCGCCTTGCGCAGGTCGGCGAACGCCTTCTCCGCGGTGCGCGGCTTCATCCCGGCGATCGACGCCAGCTCCACCTTGGTCAGCGGGATGCCGAGCACCCAGCCGCCGACCTCCTGCCGGCCGTGCGCGCCGACCAGCTCGGCCAGCACCCGGGCGACCCGCTCGGCGGCGGTGTGGGACAGGAAGTCACGCCGCCGCCGGTTGGCCCACCGCAGCTGGTCGTCGATCACGCCGATCAGCTCCACGAAACCGTCGTTGCGGCGGTGCAGGAACCCGTGCAGCTCGGCGCTGGTGATCAGCCTCGCGGAGACGTCGCCACAGGTCACCACCGTGGCCGACCGCGGCTTGTGGTCCAGGGACGCCAGTTCGCCGATCAGGTCGCCCGCGACCCGCACGGTGAGCACGGCGGTCTCCCCGCTCGCGTCGTTGACCAGCACCTTCACCACGCCTTCGAGCAGCAGGAAGACGTGCGTGTCGGTGGCGCCCTGGACGATGATCTCCCGGTCCGCGGCGTAGCGGACCGCGGTGCCCAGGGTCAGCAGCTCCTGCCGGCTGCTCTCCCGCAGCCGGGCCAGCAGCGTGCCCGGCGGCCACTCCGTCGGCATGTTCTGCCGCACGGCCGGCGTTCCCGGCTTCGCGGTGGCCAACGACCGGCCGGCGTCGGCGAACGACGCGTAACCGCGCTCGAACGACGGGTCGGGCCCCGCGCCGGACAGCAACGCCTCGCACGCCCGCCGCTGCTCGTCCAGCGCGACGGCCGCCGGGTGGTCCGGGCCGAGCGCCGACATGGACCGCATCGACGCGTCGCGCACCAGGTCCAGCAGCCGCTGCGCCTGCGCGCGGGCGCCGTCGAAGTGGGCCAGCTCCAGCTCGGCCGAGGCCAGGTTCGACGCCGCGACCATCGCGTGCGGGTGGTCCTGGCCGAGCCTGGTGCTGGTGCGGTCGGAGGCCGAACGCAGGTTGGGCAGCACGTGC
This is a stretch of genomic DNA from Saccharothrix ecbatanensis. It encodes these proteins:
- a CDS encoding CoA transferase, giving the protein MTSVVSAVPWSGPVDVPLAGELDVQAACGLMHVHGRRFGRPTALGLDYASIVAAELDSIGALALEVARLRGVPVRTVSTSVAQAGLLAVSQYLAAATADEPESVGEGVGGPPFLSVDGVAFEVEALDAEVWRRFWAELDADPGVVAGAWRPFQHRFATATCAVPGELTGLTARLPITRLEQVAAVTGMTLVRVANRAVDDLPPYRIRALGTAPVSTAGELPDAGELRGVGVLRRAGELPLSGVVVLESCRRVQGPMAGHLLWQLGASVVRVEPPGGDPLRGVPPMSGDVSARFHALNRGKRVVEVDLGTVAGRRELLELASGVDVFLHNWAPGKAASWGLTARDVARARPGVVYAHASGWGDALGPRPPLGTDFVVQAHAGVPPSLMTIVDVFGGVVCARGVVEAIARRIRSGVGQSVASSLLSAASRMNAQATRRCTAPLSVPVCTDLAMLGRDPRFSRALVRDGCVVPVSAWEFG
- a CDS encoding class I adenylate-forming enzyme family protein; protein product: MRWTSSTGVVVRDLVPAALRRSWVEAGHCPDRDLYSLFRDRVLEHPERTAVIDDAGAMDYASLDRAVRRLAASLRGHGPSDIIGIDLPNGREAVVAELAVAAVGAVAVHLPDGGSPIAGTIVSDVSAALESRWDAPLSPVAVDPEAPARVLVSSGSEAAPKLVAYSHNAFAGGRGNYVRAVHGDTVVPRDLVLVPLASAFGSFGAAITLCRFGGTLVLMRRFDAAAAWRMVAEHRPTHVFGVPTMLRRMAALRSTVDAHSVRAVVSSGDVLTPETLADVRTAFGCPVINIYGSSDGVNCHTSTPENGVGRPDPAVTDIRIVDGEICALGPMTPLCYVDAPELDERHRLPGGWVRTGDEGFFDPDGTLHVVRRLKRVVIRGGYTISPAEVESALGGHPVVAEVVCVPVPDRDLGERLCACVAVRPDGRPPSLGQLTEFLSERGVSRRKLPEHLLVLPELPLGRTGKVCLPTVTRLAVEQLAQGS
- a CDS encoding carboxymuconolactone decarboxylase family protein; the encoded protein is MRLDPFAGPGFAALGALDKAVDDVDLPVGLVELVRLRCSQINGCTYCVRLHTDKAAAAGEVRDVSSWRTDPAFTEAERAVLALAEAVTLVHDGHVPDTVLDTAISRLGEVRVQQVVWVVTVVNAYNRLAISARLT
- a CDS encoding FAD-binding protein, yielding MSTNWAGNFTFSAARTAHPTSVEEVRAAVKAADSARVVGAGHSFSTIADTTGTLISLDGMPEVFEVGSGSVRVGAGMRLARLADLLNAAGLALPAMPSLPHITIIGACATATHGSGNDVPSLASLVRSLDLVAADGGVTTLSRGDAGFDGAVVALGSLGVVVAVELDVVPTFDIEQRVYEDMPFDALVANVDAVFSGAYSVSAFTTWQGVAQVFVKQRAEVPGHDLTWTGARPATEPRHPVPGQPALHCTAQLGEPGPWHERLPHFRADFTPSVGKELQSEYFVAREHAADALTALNELGADITPLLLTSEVRTVAADTQWLSPVHGRPSVALHFTWLQDDTAVRAVLRKIEAALSPWRPRAHWGKLFEMADPGARYENWARFAELRAELDPTRKFRNPLVDGWFTA
- a CDS encoding Crp/Fnr family transcriptional regulator, giving the protein MNSRMVELEAVLSRSAPDRQAARRLAVDLARSLDALSARRDVDRLLRCAGALTRIGSADAADALLIAMLALVDPVGPEASRVRDQQALTSVARGRRDPGATLARQARRRAPGTTFGRGAPLRQVVGDFLDPVPLPDPVTVGAVAVAVEPAKSTETGALELALQRNSAVLGANHPQTCVLRLNLMCARFRVARDQGDAEEIAESLTDMRDATNRALNSLGTYHPRALVAQANLASAEFELARMRRSAERARHVLPNLRSASDRTSTRLGQDHPHAMVAASNLASAELELAHFDGARAQAQRLLDLVRDASMRSMSALGPDHPAAVALDEQRRACEALLSGAGPDPSFERGYASFADAGRSLATAKPGTPAVRQNMPTEWPPGTLLARLRESSRQELLTLGTAVRYAADREIIVQGATDTHVFLLLEGVVKVLVNDASGETAVLTVRVAGDLIGELASLDHKPRSATVVTCGDVSARLITSAELHGFLHRRNDGFVELIGVIDDQLRWANRRRRDFLSHTAAERVARVLAELVGAHGRQEVGGWVLGIPLTKVELASIAGMKPRTAEKAFADLRKAGVVVSHLRRDVVVPDLEGLRRFARL